One window of Desulfarculus baarsii DSM 2075 genomic DNA carries:
- the nadD gene encoding nicotinate-nucleotide adenylyltransferase: MAGKIAIFGGTFDPIHIAHLRGAIEVAEALDLPQVRFVPCATPPHRKDVRASLEHRLAMCRLAVEDHPLLAVSDMEASRGGVSRTIDTLRLLREANPEAAIYFIIGADAFFYLHTWYEARRLFDYADFVVMDRPRAPRLELLDYMRERLDPSFAPAENGWVRLPGGGHGARRVLTTLLDVSSTYTKRKVARGRSISFLVPQKVEAYIKDMKLYQDQDNPL; encoded by the coding sequence GTGGCCGGGAAAATCGCCATCTTCGGCGGGACTTTCGACCCGATCCACATCGCCCACCTGCGAGGGGCCATCGAAGTGGCCGAGGCCCTGGATCTGCCCCAGGTGCGCTTCGTGCCCTGCGCCACCCCGCCCCACCGCAAGGACGTGCGGGCCAGCCTGGAGCACCGCCTGGCCATGTGCCGCTTGGCCGTGGAGGATCATCCCCTGCTGGCCGTCAGCGACATGGAGGCCTCGCGGGGGGGGGTCAGCCGCACGATCGACACCCTGCGCCTGCTGCGCGAGGCCAACCCCGAGGCCGCGATATACTTCATCATCGGGGCCGACGCCTTTTTCTATCTGCACACCTGGTACGAGGCGCGGCGGCTTTTCGACTACGCCGATTTCGTGGTCATGGACCGGCCCCGCGCCCCGCGCCTGGAGCTTTTGGACTACATGCGCGAGCGCCTCGACCCCAGCTTCGCCCCGGCCGAGAACGGCTGGGTGCGCCTGCCCGGCGGCGGTCACGGCGCGCGCCGCGTGCTGACCACCCTTCTGGACGTCTCCAGCACCTACACCAAACGCAAGGTGGCCCGGGGCCGCTCCATTTCATTCCTTGTGCCGCAAAAGGTCGAGGCTTATATTAAAGACATGAAACTCTATCAGGACCAAGACAACCCCCTATGA
- the rsfS gene encoding ribosome silencing factor has translation MSDRQTPRPRPPRPQSVEDLAKLCAAAALQKKAQDLIVLDVGQLAGYADYFIIATGRSTRQAQAIAENVARVCKKAGRPPMGEEGLREGRWALLDFGDVVVHVFYEPVRVFYDLESLWGDAPRLEFDPQELTAALPPEAESSPGAIVWDD, from the coding sequence ATGAGCGACCGTCAAACCCCCAGGCCGCGCCCGCCCCGGCCCCAGTCGGTCGAAGACCTGGCCAAGCTTTGCGCGGCGGCCGCCCTGCAAAAAAAGGCCCAGGATCTGATCGTGCTGGATGTGGGCCAACTGGCCGGATACGCCGACTATTTCATCATCGCCACCGGCCGCTCCACCCGCCAGGCCCAGGCCATCGCCGAAAACGTGGCCCGCGTCTGCAAAAAAGCCGGCCGCCCGCCCATGGGCGAGGAAGGCCTGCGCGAGGGCCGCTGGGCCCTGCTTGATTTCGGCGACGTGGTGGTGCATGTCTTTTACGAGCCGGTGCGCGTTTTCTACGACCTGGAATCGCTGTGGGGCGACGCCCCCCGCCTGGAGTTCGACCCCCAAGAACTGACCGCCGCCCTCCCGCCGGAGGCCGAAAGCAGCCCCGGCGCAATCGTTTGGGACGACTGA